One Alkaliphilus sp. B6464 genomic window carries:
- a CDS encoding Gx transporter family protein, giving the protein MNTRKMVHLAMLTSVGLALHIIESMIPNPFTAFAPGAKLGLANIVGLITLAIYGIKYALAVNILRSFIGGLASGAVISMMYSMAGALVSTIIMWAMYKFFRKYFSLIGVSIFGALGHNMAQLTVASIIIKNPKIFAYLPILMLTSIFTGIFIGITANYTLSKTKASIDYIVRP; this is encoded by the coding sequence ATGAATACAAGAAAAATGGTACACTTGGCCATGTTGACCTCTGTTGGATTAGCACTTCATATTATTGAGTCCATGATCCCTAATCCTTTTACAGCCTTTGCACCAGGTGCAAAATTAGGACTAGCTAATATTGTTGGACTTATTACTCTAGCGATATATGGAATTAAATATGCATTAGCCGTTAATATACTGAGGAGTTTTATAGGTGGATTAGCCTCAGGAGCTGTAATTTCCATGATGTATAGTATGGCAGGTGCTCTTGTTAGTACAATCATAATGTGGGCTATGTATAAGTTTTTTAGGAAGTATTTTAGTTTAATAGGTGTAAGTATTTTTGGGGCACTAGGACATAATATGGCCCAGTTGACAGTAGCCAGTATAATTATTAAAAATCCTAAAATATTTGCTTATTTGCCGATATTAATGTTGACCAGTATTTTCACGGGAATATTTATTGGAATTACTGCAAATTATACTTTAAGCAAAACTAAAGCGAGCATTGATTATATAGTAAGACCTTAA
- a CDS encoding DUF4321 domain-containing protein, protein MGKLRNSWLLILFVITGVILGSLIGSFFQKTLPFLNYGPEPLGLKNIEINLGIIYFQITLLIKINIASLIGLLLAVIVFNRL, encoded by the coding sequence ATGGGGAAACTTAGAAATTCTTGGTTATTAATATTGTTTGTTATTACTGGAGTAATTTTAGGAAGTTTAATCGGTAGCTTTTTTCAAAAAACACTTCCTTTTTTAAACTATGGCCCAGAACCATTAGGCTTAAAAAATATTGAAATTAATTTAGGTATTATTTACTTTCAAATAACTTTATTGATTAAAATTAATATTGCTAGTTTAATTGGACTTTTATTAGCAGTAATTGTATTTAATAGACTGTAG